The genome window TCACTCCTGCTTGGAAAGGACCTCATACTGTCATCCTCACCACGCTGACGGCTCTGAAGGTGGATAGCATTCCTGCTTCGATTCATCACTCCCGCATCAAAAAGACCAACAAAGCCCAGCAAGAAACATGGGTTCCCAAGCCTGGGCCAGGCCCCTTAAAACATCATTTAAGTCAAGTAAAGCCATTAGATTAATTCCTTTTATTTACCTCTCCTGTCTCTTTCCACTTGATATGCCCTCCGCGCCCCTTCATATTCTTTTCTCCTCACTTCTTTCACAACAGGACATGTATTAGCAAACACTACTTGGAAGACAGGAACCTCCAAGGAAGTCTCTTTTGCAGTCAATTTGTGTGCTTTGTTCCCAGAACCTGCCCATACCCACGAAAAACAATGTAAGCTGCCAGTCACAGGAGCAGGAAACGTCGACCTTGCTGCGGGATTTAGACACTCTGTCAACCAGACTGGATGTGGGAGTGCCAAAGGTGCAGAAAAAGGACTCCAAAATGTTGACTTTTACCTCTGTCCTGGAAATCACCCTGACTCTAGTTGTCGATATACTTACCAGTTTTTCTGCCTTGACTGGACATGTGTAACTTTAGCCACTTATTCTGGGGGATTAACCCAGTCTTCAACTCTTTCCATTGCCCGTGCTTCCCATCCTAGACTGTGTACTACAAAATATTGCAATCCTCCTACTATAACCGTTCATAACCCTAATTCAGCTCAATGGTACTACAGCATGTCACAGGAATTAAGGCTTTATATCCTGGGATTTGATGTTGGAACTATGTTCACCATCCAGAAAAAAATCCTGGTCTCATGGAGCCCTCCTAAGCCAATCGGGCCTTTAACTGATCTAGGTGACCCTATGTTCCAAAAACACCCAGATAAGGTCAATTTAACTGTTCCGCTGCCATTCCTAGTTCCTAAACCCCAGCTGCAATGACAACATCTCCAACCCAGCCTGATGTTCATACTAGGTGGGGTACATCACCTCCTTAATCTCACCCAGCCTAAACTAGCTCAAGATTGTTGGCTATGTCTAAAAGCCAAACCCCCTTACTATGTGAGATTAGGAGTAGAAGCCATGCTTAGAAGTGGTCCTCTATTTTGTCGTGCATGACCCCATGCCCTCACACTAGGAGACGTGTCTGGGAATGCTTCTTGTCTAATTAGCACCGGATATAACTTACCTGCTTCTCCCTTTCAGGTTACTTGTAACCAGTCCCTACTTACTTCCTTAAGCACTTCAGTCTCTTACCAGGCACCTAACAATACCTGGTTAGCCTGCACCTCCAGTCTCACTCACTGTATCGATGGGACTGAATCAGGACCTCTCTTGAGCGTGTTAGTTCATGTACTTCCCCAGGCATACATGTACAGTAGACCAGAAGGACAACTCCTCATCTCTCCCCCTGGATTACATCCCAGGTTTCGCTGAGGCGCCCTGCTCCTAGTACCCCTCCTGGACGGCCTTAGCATAGCCAGATCAGCAGCCATCGACATGACTGCCCTAGTTCAGGGAGAAACTAGACTAATGTCCCTGTCTCAACAGGTAGATGCTGATTTAAGCAACCTCCAGTCAGCCATAGATACACTGCATATCCAGGTAGAGTCTCTGGCTGAAGTAGTTCTTCAAACTGCCAAGGCTTAGATCTGCTATTCCTCTCCCAAGGAGGTTTATGCACAGCCCTAGGAGACAGTTGTTGCTTCTATGCCAATCAGTCTGGGGTCATAAAGGATACTCTCCAAAAGGCTGGAGAAAATCTAGATAGACGCCAACAAGAGGGAGAAAATAACATCCCCTGGTATCAAAGCATGTTTAACTGGAAACCATGGCTAACTACTCTGGTCATGAGGTTAGCTAGACCCCTTCTCCTGCTGTTAGGCTTAATCTTCAGGCTGTGTATATTAAACtggtttcttaattttataaaacagtGCATAGCTTCTGTCAAGCTATGTATCTTAAAACCCAATATGACCTCCTTGTTATAGCTGAGGAATCAACGATTTGATTCCCCCAAAACGCAAGTGGGGAATGTAATACCTAACCTTGTTTTAACATGGATAGACTCTCCCTTAGCTACCTAACCTTGTTTTAATATGAATAAACTCTCCCCTAGATGAGAAAAATGGATGGACTCCATTTGGCTCCTTCATTTGCAAGACATCAAGGACTCCTTACCCACCCCCTTCCTCAAGGAGTTAACTTGTGTAAGCTGAGTCTCAGCCTATCAAAGAGTCCAATTAACTGATAAGGTGCTGAGGCAAACTGGTGTCCACAGTTCCCAGCAATTTACTCAGAGATGGTACCATAAAGCCCTCGCATTTGTCCGGTAGGTAACGCCCAGAGTCCCTCACCTATCACTTTGTGATGAATTTAaagcccctgcacctggaactgtttgttttcctgtaaccatttttctttttaactttgtttgtttctcttctaTAAAGTTGCTGCAGCTAGAATCCCCCTCCCCACTCTAAaccaaagtataaaaaaaaaatctagccccCTCTTGGGGCTGAGAGAATTTCGAGCGCTAGCTGTCTCTCGGTCACAGGCTAATAAAGGACTCCAGAATTTGTCTCAAAGTGTGACGTTTCTCTCTAACTCACTTGGGTACAACACTACTCTGGAAGTACCTAATGGAGACTGTGATGAGTGGTGACAGGAAGCATCTGATCTCTGAGAATGATGAAAAGACCATATTCTTTCATGAAGTCAGGGGAGGAGCGGTCAAGGAAAGGTATCTTGATGACCTTAGGTTTTCATATTAGAACAAAAATCATGGACTTCAGTAGTTTTCAGAAGTaaattatttgttaatatttactgTATCTTCAAAAATGTTCTAAAGCCATTCTTAGGCTCAATACTCATCTTAGTAACAATTCAGTGAATATTTTCCCTACCTTGAGTGTTCCTTTTAAATAATAggcttatattttaatatatataacaattctgacattaaataatttttcttttttttttgagatggagtctttctctgtcacccaggctggagtacagtggtgagatcttggttcactgcagcctccacctcctgggttcaagcgattctcttgcctccacatcccaagtagctgggaccacaggtgcatgcatcactatgcctggctaatttttgtatttttagtagagacggagtttcaccatgttggccaggttggtctcgaactcctgacctcaagtgatctgcccatctcagcctcccaaagttctgggattacaggtgagagccacaaAAGCCACGATGCCTGAcctgaaataatttcatttgatatttttgtattcataAACAAATACTAAATTTCTCTGTAATTAATGACAACCTGGTTCTCCTTTGCAGTGTTTTATCTCCTACTCATATCCCTTGTCCCCTTGCTTAGCAGCAGTCATTTCTGTATCCTTCTTGGTTAAGATGAAAAAgaatcttcttttttaatttcaacatgAAATCATTTAAGCATTCAATACATTTCATTTGGTCTTGTATGATTATTCTTTTAGGATTATACTAAATCAGTGCATCTATATTCTACTTGGATTTCTGAATCATTATAGGTGATATTTGCTCATAAAATAAGCAAGTAGATTTAAATGAGAAATTGCCACaatcaaaaattaagaaaaaactacAACCAGGtttaaagaaaatgacaagaTATACAACATAAATTGTGTGAAGCATTAGAAAAACATAGCTATGGCCAAAGGTAAGACACATAGTGATTAAACACATTGTCCAATTTTGATTCTGCCTCTTACAAAGAAGTTACTTTAGAAAAGTCGTTAAACTTCCTTGTGTAAGAGCTCCTTACCTGtaatatggaaataataaagCACTTATACCACAGAATTACTGTAAAAGTTATATGTAAAACACTAATATAGTACTCTTCTCATGGGGAtgtacatgtttttctttttagagcaaaactcttatttaaaaaacaaggtctggttggggatggtggctcatgcctgtaatctcagcactttgggagtccgaggtgggcagatcatgaggtcaggagattgagaccgtcctggccaacatggggaaaccctgtctctactaaaatacaaaaaaatttagctgggtctggtggcacatgcctgtagtcccagctactcgggaggctgaggcaggggaattccttgaacccgggaggtggaggttgcagtgagctgagatcatgccaccacactccagcctggtgacagagtgaaactcggtctaaaaaataaaataaaataaaataaaataaaataaaataaaataaaataaaataaaataaaataaaataattattaaaaataaaaaaacagggtCTAATAAGAGAACATCTAAGTTGGAAACAATGGTAAGTGGACAATAGGGGATTTCATTTGCAAAAGTGAAACAGATTTTGTGTTTCCACACAGGGTTCTCTCACTTTGAATGTAATTATCAGTCACTGAAAAATGACAAATGGCCTCCAGGGATTTGGCAATAGGCACTATCTTCTTATCTCAGATCATAGTCGGATTCCTGGGGAGTTTCTTCTTTACCACTatagtttccttttttcaccagAGGTATGTTATGGTCCACAGATCTGATTCTCAAGCATCTGACCATAGCCAACTCCTTGGTTATACTCTCTAAAGGAATCCCACAAACAATGGCTGCTTTTGGATTGAAGGATACTGAGAGTGATATTGGATGCAAACTTGTGTTTTATGTTCACACAGTGGGCAGGGCTGTGTGCATTGGCAACgcctgcctcctgagtatcttCCAGGTCATCACCATCAGCCCCTGCGAATTCAGGTGGGCACAGCTTAAACTACATGCTCCCGGATACATCAGGTCTTCCCGGATACATCAGGTCCTCCAACATCCTGGTCCTGTGCTGGATTCTGAACATGCTGGTAAATATTACTGTTCCTCTACATATGACTGGCAAGTGGAACAGCATAAATAGCACAAAGACAAATGATTATAAATGTTGTTCTGGAGGACGTAGGAGCAGAATTCTACGTTCATTACATATTGTCTTGTTATCATCCCTTCTTGTTTCGTGTGTGGGGCTCATGACCTTGGCCAGTGGCTCCATGGTTTTTATCCACACAGACGCAAGCAGCAGGTCCAGCACATTCAGGGGACCAACCTCTCCCCCCCATCCCCGACTGAGTCGAGAGTCGCCCAAAATATCCTGGTCCTGGTGAACACCTTGTGTTATTTTACTCGCTCTCCTCCATCTTTACATGTCTCTTTTTCCTAATCCCAGTTGGTGGCTGGTGAACACCTCTGCGCTGATGACTGCCTGCTTTCCCACGGTCAGCCCCTTTGTGCTCATGAGCCGCCATCCCAGGATACCCAGGCTGGGCTGTGCCTGCTGTAGGAAGAATACACAGTTTCCTAAGCTGGTCAGATAGTTCTTCGATTTATGTGGATTGTCTTCTTTCTGTACAATGAATGGCCATTTGTTGATTTCTTCCTGCAGAAGGTTAAGCACCACAATTGGCAGACAATTGCAAAGTGTGTGTGAGACTCAGAATCTGTCTTTGCCCTTCAAGGATTTTTCATGTGTCATAAATGATAGTTAcagatgaaatgttttgtaaagtgctttcataattttcattttgttaatgttgcAATGGAGAAGTTTAGAGGCAAATTATTCATTAAATGTGGGCCTCTAATAATTTGGAATAATGCAACTTTAAACCAATTAATAAAAAATGTCATGAAATTAACTGGGCACAGCAGTGTaagaaaagtaatgaaataaagcTTTAAGTGATGATCAATGAAGAAAGTGAGAAGAAAGTCATAATTCACacccttttttgttttgaattaatcttcattttttcccattttcaaattgtagaattttatttttgtccttgatgattatactttattttaatgagactagtttttgattatttaaaaagaattctgtCCTATAATTTTTCTGATGTGTAGATCTTATGTTCATGCTTCTTATATTTTTACgaagattttctctcttttggttGTGAAGGAGCATTCTCTGCTCCTTCACCTGAACGTTCAGCCTTTTAATCCAGAGTAATTGTATAAAATTTGGTATTTATCCCACATATTctgttgtttgtatgtttttgtaatttatacttaatattttgagtttaaaatttttgctatTTATATCATTCTACtgttgtttcttctatttttgaataaaatctaGATGCATACTTTTCTAAAAGGTAAGAAGGAAAAACAGCAGTTCCACCACCGGGCCTGGGATGGAGTTGGAGGGAAAATAACGTATCAGATCCTTCAGGATGTTAAAGACCAGGTTTTGTCATTTTaccttaaattcattttttctttaatgaatgcaagctttttttattttttaaattgcaagtCTAGTTGAATAGACCAAATGTTCCTACTTCTAAAATAAGCTACAAGTCATCTTTTTCTATGAAAATGATGTGACTTGGTGCCACAGCGAAACTTTCTCTAATAGCAGCAGTATCATCAGCCTGTGGCAGCAAAGAAATGCTAATTTCTGGCATCCCATGGGCTCCTATTGAAGCAACTTCATAAAGCatgtgttatgcccagaccgtttattccccgaagaagaccaccagagtccagagtcaaagccaagcggcaaggatctttaatgcaagttcgaacttggtccctccattctacaacatacaagagggccccgaatgatgcatgtgcccgctttttatagcccgatgcatacaggatatgtaaggttacagaggtacaaaggaattcttttggttgcagcatcacaactggtaattggttaatattttaagttatacaattaacagttttctatttgttcccgtgcatttagtaaaactacaaacggttgtgaccttatcaggggctctctaggtggtgtttctgagatgtgtgtgtgtgggggggatgtgtttgtgttgggctcaggaagttgggacaaaatagaggattgtgtttgtactgggcccaggactaagatatgtggcagacactggtaattagagcaggacagagactttcacaacgtttgtccttacaatgtctggagtctatagataacctaattggTTAGGTctggggtcgatctttaactaggctcagggcgctgcccgggctgtcagggcgctgcccgggctgtttgcctgtggacttcatttctgccttttagtttttttcatttgatctctttcacatGCAGATATCTATTCTGCTGAagtttcaaacaaataaaaatgatcattgTGCTTGTGGGTCTTGTACCTttcaatatatacataaatgatggcaaattaacaaataaaagcaGGTCCTTGATTTCCAATAAAATCATAAGGCAGAGGGTTggcagtgaaaagaaaaatgtttagaatggaaaaaagttacaaaagttAGCGTTTACAAAAAAGATCATGCAGAGATCAGATCCATATTGACTAAACATTGAAAATTCAGCTACAATCCAAAGAACCTGTAGAGTCCAAAGGCATGCATGCCAGCTGATGGAAATGCAGGACTCTGACAGTATCTTCTCCAGAGCAGAACAGTAACGTCTCACTGGAGTAATCACGAAAGGGTGAATGAGCTGCCATCACACTTCTTTTttgtaattcaaaataaaagaaagacaagcACAGCATCAGAGGCGttcgaaccagagtgactccattttgagtgagggctaggaaGATGAGGCTGGCccttgctgggctgcattcccagaaagttaGATATTCCTAGCCTCTACATGTTTATGGTGAAGGGAAtaaataatgtttactaaacagacccagacttgggagtgtccGGATATCCTGATATCTGGAGAACAAAgacattcctaattttgctttaaagataatgatattaattctcacaaaatatattaagaaaattaatcctttatcacaagtccttgtagcagagcacatctccccaagATCTTTTTTTAtcctgtatatatatacaaacattgtACCTAGGGCTGATGCCTTTCTCCTCTTACCCTCAGGAACGTCCTGCTTGGTCTAAGGTTCTTTTACCATAATaaactttcttaataaacttgctttcttaataaacttgcttttgctttatgCTGTGGACTCAccctaaattctttcttgtgtgatatctgagaaccctctcttggggtctggattgggacccctttcctgtaataACAGGACAAAAGAAATTACAGAAGAGTGGacagagaaaatatagaaattcGCAATagcggccgggtgtggtggctcacgcctgtaatctcagcactttgggaggccgaggtgggcagatcacttgaggtcaggagtttgagacaagcatggccaacgtggcgaaaacccatctctactaaaatacaaaaattagttgggtgaggtggtgggcatctgtaatcccagctactcggaaggctgagacagaagaatcgcttgaacctgggaagtggaggttgcagtgagtcgagatcatgccactgcactccagcccgggcaacagagcgagagacttgtctcaaaaaaaaaaaaaaaaaaaaaggaaaattcagatTGTTTCCTTTATTTGCTTCTGGTTTTACAGAGACTCCTTTCTGAACCACCAGGAAGGTATAAAAATTGCCTTGACCCGGGGGCCTATAACCAGTAGTCACTCCTCATCAATGGAGTCACATATTCTGCTACTTCTGGTTTGAGAACATTCCATGTTATGCATTCAGATGACTCTGCAGACTCACTGTCAGTAGTTATTGTTTGCagatttcttctcatttgggcTTGAGGCTTCGCTCAAAAATTCACACATTGAAAACTGGCCCTCTGGTCACCTTGTCTGGACCTCCCACTTGGCTGCAGCCCCTCTCTACCTGGCTCTGTGCTCCTGCTCCCCAAGGCCTGCAGCTGCGCTCCCCACCCAGTCTTGCACGGGAATGCGGGGTTGGGCGCAGGTGGCATTTTACCTTAAATTCTAAAAGGAAAGTTAGTCCTGTGAAATCTGTGAATTTTTTGTGAGAGGAGAGTcgttcatttcaaatattttaaggtaaaaatgGACGCAGTGGTCTGGGTGGAGTGAAATGAGCACAGGACTGTAGAAAGAGGTTTTCATTAGAATTCGACTCACAGCTGATGAATATGAAACTTATCAAGAAAATTGCCTAATTTTCGGGACCCTGTGAGGGTAGAAAATGCTGTATTAGCAATAATCCCAATTACCCTGTTCAGAAGAAATAGGCATCAGGATGACCTCTGGGAAGTGAATCTGGCGGAACCAGTCACCGTCCAGTCACCATCTGTGGAGGAGCCAACGCCAGGGACTCTGGGGAGGCTTATGCGTCCCTTTTTCTAGGGAGTTGGTGGTAATTACTGCCTTGAAATATTCAAGGGAGGCAATTTGAAAGAATCATAATACAAACAGGCTAATCATGTGGCTGAAGTGAAAAATTTCCACAGgcattttcttattattgttaGGTAAAGCAGgtaaaatgtcttaaaaattcaaatatttgaaaaatacaatgcCGAAATTTGGTCCAATGGATGTATATCTAACCTGGGCTACATATCACATTACTCAGCAATATGGAATGACTGAAATAATGTAATCACAGAGGGAGCCTTAacgaatgtaaaatattttaatcatagaGATTAACCTTGTtactattaaataatattttgaaatagtttatgaagcaattttaaatattaacctaAAAACTGAGCAATATTCCTAAATAATATTTAGAACTTTTCAGttgaaaagacaataaaaattctTCATATTCAAGTTGTACACTGTATTTGTTCAAAAGTAGTTAGAGAAAATTCAATGGCTGCAAATTCAAATACTGCAATAGAAGATGCCTGACAATATGTGTTTTTGATGTCAAACtctgaaattaaattataaaaagaagcTTCACCTTggccgggagaggtggctcatgcctgtaatcccagtacttttggaagctgagatgggcggattacctgaggtcaggagttcgagaccagcctgtccaaaagggtgaaaccccatctctactaaaaatacaaaaaatagccaggcgtggtggtgggcacctgtaatcccagccacttgggaggctgagacagaagaattgcttgaacctgggaagcggaggttgcagtgagccaacattgcaccactgctctccagcctggctgacagagcaagacactgtctcaaaaaaataaaagaagcttagcctaaatttttattttataaaatataatgtaagtaaaaaatttagaataaatattacatggaatataatcaaataaaattaatgataaaatagagCTTACTGCAGtgttaataaaaatgtgaaaatatatacttaatattaaaaaataaacaatatttaaaacttcatggagatttttaaaaagtctacatTCTAAGACAAACAACTTTACACTAATTAGAAAACTTAGAGGAAAAAGTGATTTCTGTCAAATAAGATACCTAATACATACATTATGTCAAAACTTAAAACTAAGCAAGCGTAAGTCATGAATTTGCATGCATAATTAATATACAGGTACACAAAATGATTGAGAATGGTTCATTTCAGAAATACAGGACACGCCAATGAGAGAATCAGCTCATATTATGACATATgacatgaaaaattaaatgagataacagcATTCATTGAGTAAATCACTTCATGCCTTTGTAATTTTATAAGTAAAttaacttagaaaaatattttaccagaGTATGTTTTAATTATTGGTGATAACAACACATggggatataggaataaaacataaatgaccaATAAGCGTGTGAAAAGGCACTTAGAATTCTTATTcattagggaaattcaaatcaaaaccgcaatgaagTGTTagttcacacccactaggatggctatactcaagaagacagagaaacagaactaatagaatgaATATCTACATCTGTATATCAaggtttacatattttttcacccatgtgtgtgtgtgtgtgtgtgtgtattgaatAAAGCTATTTACAGTAGTGTCTCAGCAGAAGGccttcccctgccccctccaGGCTCTGGATTagatcttcttcttcttcttcttcttttttttttttgagatggattttatttcttgttGCTCACGCTGGAGTGAAacggcgtggtcttggctcactgcaacttctgcctcccgggttcaagcaattctcctgcttcagcctcccaagtagctgggattacaggcacccaccaccatgcctggctaactttttttgtatttttagtagagatggggtttcaccacattagccaggctgatctcaacctcccgacctcaggtgacctgcccgccttgacctcccaaagtgctgggattacaggtgtgagccaccgtgcccagcttagaGAACGTTTTGCTCTCGCACTCACTCCAGTCCAGCACTGGTCCTTGTTCACAGTGTGGTGCGCCTGCCTTTCACCTAGGGAAATGGAACACATTACCTCATCAACACCTCTTTGCCAATCTCTTGTCTCTGCTCTGCAGACTTTTGAGCCATGATCTGAGGAGTGAACGTGATGGGTCACTGGGTTTCTGACAACTGAACACCTGGTTCTGCTCAGGACAGGTCAGACCCACATGACATCACCCCCACTGCACAAACACACATAGGGAGGTGGGGTGTGACTGTCCAGGTGGGATTAGGGTGGTGACCAGACATTGATTGGCTTGCTCTCAGCTGCCAGTGTTACCTTTGAGTACCTCCTGAACATGGCGTTGGTGATGGTGTTGAGGACTGACCCAATGTCAGCAGCTTCAGAAAAACCTACCATTCAGGGTTTTCTGGTGCCAGAACTATAGGAAATTGGGATCAGCAGGATAACATCTAATTCTCTTTAGTGCCTTTAGCCAAGTGAGCTGGGGAGAGACTGTTTCCAGAATGTGGGTGCCTGGTTTCCAGTGTTCCAAGTTCTGTTGGGGTCTATTGTCAAGGAAGTGAGGTCACTCTTTGGGGTCCCTTACCTGGGGCTACCCCTGAAGGGATGTTCTGTTGCCCTTAGCACTCCTGGTTCTCAAACCTTCAAGTGACACTACTGGGTGTCCCACATTTCTgacctgaaggcagcagataatgggaa of Rhinopithecus roxellana isolate Shanxi Qingling chromosome 20, ASM756505v1, whole genome shotgun sequence contains these proteins:
- the LOC104661590 gene encoding LOW QUALITY PROTEIN: vomeronasal type-1 receptor 3 (The sequence of the model RefSeq protein was modified relative to this genomic sequence to represent the inferred CDS: inserted 5 bases in 4 codons; deleted 1 base in 1 codon); this encodes MASRDLAIGTIFLSQIIVGFLGXFLLYHYSFLXFTRGMLWSTDLILKHLTIANSLVILSKGIPQTMAAFGLKDTESDIGCKLVFYVHTVGRAVCIGNACLLSIFQVITISPCEFRWAQLKLHAPGYIRSSGYIRSSNILVLCWILNMLVNITVPLHMTGKWNSINSTKTNDYKCCSGGRRSRILRSLHIVLLSSLLVSCVGLMTLASGSMVFIXHRRKQQVQHIQGTNLSPPSPTESRVAQNILVLVNTLCYFTRSPPSLHXSLFPNPSWWLVNTSALMTACFPTVSPFVLMSRHPRIPRLGCACCRKNTQFPKLVR